In the genome of Xanthomonas translucens pv. cerealis, one region contains:
- a CDS encoding homoserine kinase, whose protein sequence is MAMAPNPGARTAPREARAFAPASVANVAVGFDLLGYALEGVGDTVTVRRIDAPQVRIAAIRGTTVALPLEAARNTAGAALIALREALELPFGFEIEIDKGIPLGSGMGGSAASCVAALVAANALLDAPLSRQQLYLYSLEGEAVASGSRHGDNLGPMFLGGLVLSTLQRMVPLPVPAAWHSLLVHPDAVLETRRARAALAGDYRLGEFVAQSSNLALVLAGCHAGDEALVRAGLRDVLIEPRRAPLIAGFDAAKHAALDAGAMGASISGAGPSIFAWFPTRAAAEAAAPAVQAAFAVAGFASQRWVSSLNCQGARLL, encoded by the coding sequence ATGGCGATGGCCCCGAACCCCGGCGCGCGCACCGCGCCGCGCGAGGCACGCGCCTTCGCGCCGGCCTCGGTGGCCAACGTGGCGGTGGGCTTCGATTTGCTCGGCTATGCGCTGGAAGGCGTGGGCGACACGGTGACGGTGCGTCGCATCGACGCGCCGCAGGTGCGCATCGCCGCGATCCGCGGCACTACGGTGGCGCTGCCGCTGGAGGCGGCGCGCAACACCGCCGGCGCGGCGCTGATCGCGCTGCGCGAGGCGCTGGAGCTGCCGTTCGGCTTCGAGATCGAGATCGACAAGGGCATCCCGCTCGGTTCCGGCATGGGCGGGTCGGCGGCCTCGTGCGTGGCCGCGCTGGTGGCGGCCAATGCGCTGCTGGACGCGCCATTGTCACGCCAGCAGCTGTATCTGTATTCGCTGGAGGGCGAGGCGGTGGCCAGCGGCAGTCGCCATGGCGACAACCTCGGCCCGATGTTCCTGGGCGGGCTGGTGCTGTCCACGTTGCAGCGGATGGTGCCGCTGCCGGTGCCGGCGGCCTGGCACAGCCTGCTGGTGCATCCCGACGCAGTGCTGGAGACACGCCGCGCGCGCGCGGCGCTGGCCGGCGACTACCGACTCGGCGAGTTCGTGGCGCAGAGTTCCAATCTGGCGCTGGTGCTGGCGGGTTGCCACGCCGGCGACGAAGCGCTGGTGCGCGCTGGGCTGCGCGACGTGCTGATCGAGCCGCGGCGTGCGCCGTTGATCGCCGGCTTCGATGCGGCCAAGCACGCCGCGCTGGACGCCGGTGCGATGGGCGCGAGCATTTCCGGCGCCGGCCCAAGCATCTTCGCGTGGTTCCCGACCCGTGCGGCGGCCGAGGCGGCCGCGCCTGCGGTGCAGGCGGCGTTCGCGGTGGCTGGTTTCGCCAGCCAGCGCTGGGTGTCTTCGCTGAACTGCCAGGGCGCCAGGTTGCTCTAG
- a CDS encoding lytic murein transglycosylase, which produces MRSTILATSLMVVALASASAAPACFAADATSSAPVDAASQADFQQWLATFRSDASAQGIDQSTLDLAFRVVTPDPSVHQLDMAQPEFTTPIWEYLAKRVSAENIQQGQQLLRSEPVLPEVERAYGVDAGIVAAIWCVESGYGKDIGSRDVIRSLATLAYSGRRMHYGAAQLMAALHILQNKDAARTQLVGSWAGAMGQTQFIPSTYLDYAVDFDHDHLRDVWTSRADALASTASYLQRSGWNARTPWGQEVQLPASFDYTQADLSTEKSVAEWQRLGVMGATLAIPDALAQEQAAIVLPAGYRGPAFLVLRNFRSILRYNNSIAYALAIGLLADGYAGAGGVAHAWPTDDPPLSSVAQITELQQRLTAKGYSPGTADGVLGSMTRAAIRAYQQDLHLPADGYASTSLLERLRR; this is translated from the coding sequence ATGCGTTCCACTATTCTCGCTACATCGCTGATGGTCGTTGCGCTTGCATCTGCATCGGCCGCTCCTGCTTGTTTTGCCGCAGATGCGACGTCCAGCGCGCCGGTCGACGCCGCCTCCCAGGCGGATTTCCAGCAATGGCTGGCGACGTTCCGCAGCGATGCCAGTGCCCAGGGCATCGACCAAAGCACGCTCGATCTCGCCTTCCGCGTCGTCACGCCGGATCCTTCGGTGCACCAGCTGGATATGGCGCAACCGGAATTCACCACCCCCATCTGGGAGTATCTGGCCAAGCGCGTGAGCGCGGAGAATATCCAGCAGGGCCAGCAACTGCTGCGCAGCGAACCGGTGCTGCCCGAGGTGGAGCGCGCCTATGGCGTCGATGCCGGGATCGTGGCGGCCATTTGGTGCGTGGAGAGTGGCTACGGGAAGGACATCGGCAGCCGCGATGTGATTCGTTCGCTGGCCACGCTCGCCTACAGCGGGCGGCGCATGCACTACGGCGCCGCGCAATTGATGGCCGCGCTCCATATCCTGCAAAACAAGGACGCCGCACGCACCCAGCTGGTTGGTTCGTGGGCCGGCGCCATGGGACAGACCCAATTCATTCCAAGCACCTATCTGGACTATGCGGTCGATTTCGATCACGACCATCTGCGCGACGTCTGGACGTCCCGCGCCGATGCGCTGGCGTCCACGGCCTCCTATCTGCAGCGTAGCGGCTGGAACGCGCGCACGCCCTGGGGCCAGGAAGTGCAGCTACCGGCGAGTTTCGATTACACCCAGGCGGACCTTTCGACCGAAAAGTCGGTTGCCGAATGGCAACGCCTCGGGGTGATGGGCGCCACGCTCGCCATTCCCGACGCGCTCGCCCAGGAGCAAGCCGCCATCGTGTTGCCTGCCGGTTATCGCGGTCCGGCCTTTCTGGTCCTGCGCAATTTCCGCAGCATCCTGCGCTACAACAACTCCATAGCCTACGCGCTGGCGATCGGCTTGCTGGCCGACGGCTATGCGGGCGCTGGCGGCGTGGCCCACGCATGGCCGACCGATGATCCGCCATTGAGCAGCGTCGCGCAGATCACCGAGTTGCAGCAGCGGCTGACCGCCAAGGGCTACTCGCCCGGCACCGCCGACGGCGTACTGGGGTCGATGACGCGTGCCGCCATCCGCGCCTACCAGCAGGATCTGCATCTGCCAGCGGATGGATACGCCAGCACCTCGCTGCTGGAGCGCTTGCGCCGATAA
- a CDS encoding tannase/feruloyl esterase family alpha/beta hydrolase encodes MFRLNGLPVLLRTLAATGALLTTASASAACADVLALSLPSTTISSATDVPAGSFTAPDGTVLDGLPAFCRVVGVSRPASDSEIGFEVWIPSSGWNQKYLQVGTVVFAGNIQYRSLGFALRRGYATATTDSGHRASIGDASFALGHAQKIVDWGYQALATTISNGKALVSAYTHRAPRYSYFFGASNGGRDALIAAQRFPGAFDGIIADAPSSAWVHNAFSWLWSEDAEFGSPAATIAAAKLPAIQAAALAQCDAKDHTADGVVNDPRRCRFDPRVLLCSGAESDACLTAAQLQALAAILAGPVNPRTGERIYYGFEPFAVATPGTWDQWITGNAAVPGGGHAVLANQFFANMVFDTGSAGFDHTQVNFDSDVARAERKPVAGQPLAGVIDATSADLSGFRARNGKMILYIGWEDPVVPPRGAITYYESVVARQALDNPQSNSAGDALAQTQQFFRLFMVPGMGHFTGGPGTSAFGALYGPPALALDRQHDVLSAMEAWVEQGIAPERIVAAKYANDDPAKGVVRTRPLCHYPQSALWIGQGSADDAQNFICLDSPRGAYLDGAAPARAPLPGAAQAR; translated from the coding sequence ATGTTTCGATTGAACGGGTTACCTGTGTTGCTACGCACGCTGGCGGCAACGGGCGCCTTGCTGACAACGGCCTCGGCCTCGGCCGCCTGCGCCGACGTGCTCGCGCTGTCGCTGCCGTCCACCACGATCAGCAGCGCTACCGATGTGCCCGCCGGCAGCTTCACTGCGCCGGACGGCACCGTGCTCGACGGACTGCCGGCGTTCTGTCGCGTCGTCGGGGTGTCGCGGCCGGCCAGCGATTCGGAAATCGGGTTCGAGGTGTGGATTCCATCCTCGGGCTGGAACCAGAAATACCTGCAGGTCGGCACCGTCGTTTTTGCCGGCAACATTCAATACAGATCGCTTGGTTTCGCCTTGCGCCGCGGCTATGCGACCGCCACCACCGATAGCGGCCACCGGGCGTCGATCGGCGATGCCAGCTTTGCGCTCGGCCACGCGCAGAAGATCGTCGACTGGGGCTATCAGGCGCTGGCCACGACGATCTCCAACGGCAAGGCGTTGGTCTCCGCCTACACGCACCGCGCGCCGCGCTATTCCTACTTTTTCGGCGCCTCCAATGGTGGCCGCGATGCGTTGATCGCCGCGCAGCGCTTTCCGGGCGCCTTCGATGGCATCATCGCCGATGCGCCGTCCAGCGCCTGGGTCCACAACGCGTTTTCCTGGCTGTGGTCGGAGGACGCCGAGTTCGGCAGTCCGGCGGCGACCATCGCGGCGGCCAAGTTGCCGGCCATCCAGGCCGCCGCGCTCGCCCAATGCGATGCGAAGGACCACACCGCCGACGGCGTGGTCAACGACCCGCGTCGCTGCCGCTTCGATCCGCGCGTGCTGTTGTGCAGCGGTGCCGAGAGCGACGCTTGTCTCACTGCGGCGCAGCTGCAGGCGCTCGCCGCCATCCTTGCCGGCCCGGTCAACCCGCGCACCGGCGAGCGCATCTACTATGGTTTCGAGCCGTTCGCGGTCGCCACGCCGGGGACATGGGACCAGTGGATCACCGGCAACGCCGCCGTTCCCGGTGGCGGCCATGCGGTGCTCGCCAACCAGTTCTTCGCCAACATGGTGTTCGATACCGGCAGCGCCGGGTTCGACCATACCCAGGTGAACTTCGATAGCGATGTCGCCCGCGCCGAACGCAAGCCGGTCGCCGGCCAGCCGCTGGCCGGCGTCATCGACGCCACCTCCGCGGATCTGAGCGGATTTCGCGCGCGCAACGGCAAGATGATCCTGTATATCGGCTGGGAAGATCCGGTGGTTCCGCCGCGGGGCGCGATCACCTATTACGAATCGGTCGTGGCCAGGCAAGCGTTGGACAATCCGCAGAGCAACAGCGCCGGGGATGCGCTTGCGCAGACCCAGCAGTTCTTCCGCCTGTTCATGGTGCCCGGCATGGGCCACTTCACCGGCGGACCCGGCACCTCGGCCTTCGGCGCGCTGTACGGGCCGCCCGCATTGGCCCTCGATCGCCAGCACGACGTGTTGTCGGCGATGGAGGCGTGGGTCGAGCAAGGCATCGCGCCAGAGCGCATCGTCGCGGCAAAATACGCCAATGACGACCCGGCCAAGGGCGTGGTCCGCACCCGGCCGCTCTGCCACTATCCGCAATCGGCGCTATGGATCGGCCAGGGCAGCGCCGATGATGCGCAGAACTTCATCTGTTTGGACAGTCCGCGCGGTGCCTACCTCGATGGTGCGGCGCCTGCGCGCGCTCCCTTGCCAGGCGCGGCGCAAGCTCGATAA
- the thrC gene encoding threonine synthase, with product MNFISTRHAAPAATLSQAIAAGLAPDGGLYVPERMPPARALRAGANLAATAADLLAPFFDGDALAAELPTICAEAFDFDAPLQPLATPGDHALELFHGPTAAFKDFGARFLAACLTRLRRDAATPLTILVATSGDTGAAVAAAFHRQPGLRVVVLYPDGRVSPRQAHQLGCFGDNIQALRVAGSFDDCQALVKQALSDVELQAQAPLSSANSISLGRLLPQMSYYAHSALVHYAAHAQALNLVVPTGNLGNALAAILARGLGVPLGRIVLATNANHVLPDYFAGADYAPRPSVATVANAMDVGAPSNFERLRWLYRGDDAALRAQFQSYSVDDAQIRQLIGERFRRYGEVHCPHTATALHVLQQIRAEGAEADAGDWAVAATAHPAKFEAVVEPLIGQPVPVPPALAALLQRPAQAEPIAPDYAALRARLLAG from the coding sequence ATGAACTTCATTTCCACCCGTCATGCCGCCCCTGCCGCCACGCTCAGCCAGGCCATCGCCGCCGGCCTGGCGCCCGATGGCGGGCTTTACGTTCCCGAGCGGATGCCGCCAGCGCGCGCACTGCGTGCCGGCGCCAATCTGGCTGCAACCGCAGCGGACCTGTTGGCGCCGTTCTTCGACGGCGACGCGCTCGCCGCCGAGTTGCCGACGATCTGCGCCGAGGCCTTCGACTTCGACGCGCCGCTGCAGCCGCTGGCCACGCCTGGCGACCACGCGCTGGAGCTGTTCCACGGGCCGACTGCCGCGTTCAAGGATTTCGGCGCGCGCTTCCTCGCCGCCTGCCTGACGCGGCTGCGCCGCGATGCCGCCACGCCGCTGACCATCCTGGTCGCCACCTCCGGCGATACCGGTGCGGCGGTGGCGGCGGCCTTCCATCGCCAGCCCGGCCTGCGTGTGGTGGTGCTGTATCCGGACGGGCGCGTGTCGCCGCGCCAGGCGCATCAGCTGGGCTGCTTCGGCGACAACATCCAGGCGCTGCGCGTGGCCGGTTCGTTCGACGACTGCCAGGCGCTGGTGAAGCAGGCTTTGAGCGATGTCGAACTGCAGGCGCAGGCGCCGCTGAGTTCGGCCAACAGCATCAGCCTGGGCCGGCTGCTGCCGCAGATGAGCTATTACGCGCACAGCGCACTGGTGCATTACGCCGCGCACGCGCAGGCGCTGAACCTGGTGGTGCCGACCGGCAACCTCGGCAATGCCCTGGCGGCGATCCTGGCGCGCGGGCTGGGCGTGCCGCTGGGCCGCATCGTGCTGGCGACCAACGCCAACCACGTGCTGCCGGATTATTTCGCCGGCGCCGACTACGCGCCGCGGCCCAGCGTGGCCACCGTGGCCAATGCCATGGACGTCGGCGCGCCGAGCAATTTCGAGCGCCTGCGCTGGCTGTACCGCGGCGACGATGCCGCGCTGCGTGCGCAGTTCCAGTCCTATTCGGTGGACGATGCGCAGATCCGCCAGCTGATCGGCGAGCGCTTCCGCCGTTACGGCGAGGTGCATTGCCCGCATACCGCCACCGCATTGCATGTGCTGCAGCAGATCCGCGCCGAAGGCGCCGAGGCCGATGCGGGCGACTGGGCGGTGGCGGCGACCGCGCATCCGGCCAAGTTCGAGGCAGTGGTGGAGCCGCTGATCGGCCAGCCGGTACCGGTGCCGCCGGCGTTGGCGGCCCTGCTGCAGCGGCCAGCGCAGGCCGAGCCGATCGCACCGGACTACGCGGCGTTGCGCGCACGCCTGCTGGCCGGCTGA
- a CDS encoding Crp/Fnr family transcriptional regulator encodes MRHLAICSALAYDEVQALERVTTSLSYAAGATVVRTGEARQFVYTVVSGALRLVRTLADGRRQVVGFVLPGDYVGLSESTKYRNDIETIADTRACRVSVAHMRQLREQYPQLERKLLQRACLELDAAQDAALSLARLQPMEKLADFLLKLAARTASQGDAGNTVTLMMGRGDIADHLGLTMETVSRSFTKLRQQGLIALPQLHVVEIRDFAALHRLASVEGRQPA; translated from the coding sequence GTGCGCCACCTGGCGATCTGTTCGGCGCTGGCCTACGACGAAGTGCAGGCGCTGGAGCGGGTGACCACGTCGTTGTCCTATGCCGCCGGCGCCACCGTGGTACGCACCGGCGAGGCGCGGCAGTTCGTGTACACCGTCGTCTCCGGCGCACTGCGCCTGGTCCGCACGCTGGCCGACGGGCGCCGCCAAGTGGTCGGCTTCGTGCTGCCAGGCGACTACGTGGGTCTGAGCGAATCGACGAAATACCGCAACGACATCGAAACCATCGCCGACACCCGCGCATGCCGGGTGTCGGTGGCGCACATGCGCCAGTTGCGCGAGCAGTATCCGCAACTGGAGCGCAAGCTGCTGCAGCGCGCCTGTCTGGAACTGGACGCGGCCCAGGACGCGGCGTTGTCGCTGGCTCGCCTGCAACCGATGGAAAAACTCGCCGACTTCCTGCTCAAGCTGGCGGCCCGCACCGCCAGCCAGGGCGATGCCGGCAACACGGTGACCTTGATGATGGGCCGCGGCGACATCGCCGACCATCTCGGCCTGACCATGGAAACGGTCAGCCGCAGCTTCACCAAGCTGCGCCAGCAAGGCCTGATCGCGCTGCCGCAGCTGCACGTGGTCGAGATCCGCGACTTCGCCGCCTTGCACCGGCTGGCGTCCGTCGAAGGACGCCAGCCGGCGTAG
- the hisS gene encoding histidine--tRNA ligase: MIKPRTPPGIMELLPREQIAFQRMLDVIRRNYERFGFLPVETPVFELSDVLLTKSGGETERQVYFVQSTGALANAEASGEGGLPELALRFDLTVPLARYVAEHEHELSFPFRRYQMQRVYRGERAQRGRFREFYQCDIDVIGKDALSIRYDAEVLAVIHAVFAELGIGAFAVQLNNRKLMRGFFESLGVAEGERQLAVLREVDKLDKRGADYVRETLAGEGFDIPAEQVERILAFVAVRSSGHDDALARLDALVAAAEASATLREGVAELCEVLALVKALGVPETAYCLNFSIARGLDYYTGTVYETLLTDYPQIGSICSGGRYEDLASHYSKSRLPGVGISIGLTRLFWQLREAGLIDGIASSSVQAMVALMDEAKLADALDIARRLRVGGINTEVQMEPKKVGKQFQYAARAGIRFVVLAGDDELARGVVAVKDLVREQQFEVARDELASALLVELEQAKVMP, encoded by the coding sequence GTGATCAAGCCCCGTACGCCGCCTGGCATCATGGAATTGCTGCCGCGTGAGCAGATCGCGTTCCAGCGCATGCTGGACGTCATCCGCCGCAATTACGAGCGGTTCGGGTTCCTGCCGGTGGAGACGCCTGTGTTCGAACTGTCCGACGTGCTGTTGACCAAGTCCGGTGGGGAGACCGAGCGCCAGGTGTATTTCGTGCAATCCACCGGCGCGCTGGCCAATGCCGAGGCCAGCGGCGAGGGCGGGTTGCCGGAGCTGGCGCTGCGCTTCGACCTGACCGTGCCGCTGGCGCGCTACGTGGCCGAACACGAGCATGAGCTGAGTTTCCCGTTCCGCCGCTACCAGATGCAGCGCGTGTACCGCGGCGAACGCGCCCAGCGCGGCCGTTTCCGCGAGTTCTACCAGTGCGACATCGACGTGATCGGCAAGGATGCGCTGAGCATCCGCTACGACGCCGAAGTGCTGGCGGTGATCCACGCGGTGTTCGCCGAGTTGGGCATCGGCGCGTTCGCGGTGCAATTGAACAACCGCAAGCTGATGCGCGGCTTTTTCGAGAGCTTGGGCGTGGCCGAGGGCGAGCGCCAGCTGGCGGTGCTGCGCGAGGTCGACAAGCTCGACAAGCGCGGCGCCGATTATGTGCGCGAGACGCTTGCCGGGGAGGGTTTCGACATCCCGGCCGAGCAGGTCGAGCGGATCCTGGCCTTCGTCGCGGTGCGCTCCAGCGGCCATGACGACGCGCTGGCGCGGCTGGATGCGCTGGTCGCGGCGGCCGAGGCCAGCGCCACGCTGCGCGAGGGCGTGGCCGAGCTGTGCGAGGTGCTGGCCCTGGTCAAGGCGCTGGGCGTGCCGGAAACCGCCTACTGCCTGAACTTCTCCATCGCCCGCGGCCTGGATTACTACACCGGCACCGTCTACGAGACCCTGCTGACCGACTACCCGCAGATCGGCTCGATCTGCTCGGGCGGGCGTTACGAGGACCTGGCCAGCCACTACAGCAAATCCAGGCTGCCGGGCGTGGGCATTTCCATCGGCCTGACCCGCTTGTTCTGGCAGCTGCGCGAGGCCGGGCTGATCGACGGCATCGCCTCCAGCAGCGTGCAGGCGATGGTCGCGCTGATGGACGAGGCCAAGCTGGCCGACGCGCTTGACATCGCCCGGCGCCTGCGCGTCGGCGGCATCAATACCGAAGTGCAGATGGAGCCGAAGAAGGTCGGCAAGCAGTTCCAGTATGCCGCGCGCGCCGGCATCCGCTTCGTGGTGCTGGCCGGCGACGACGAGCTGGCGCGCGGCGTGGTCGCGGTCAAGGACCTGGTGCGCGAGCAGCAGTTCGAGGTCGCCCGCGACGAACTGGCCAGCGCCCTGCTGGTCGAACTGGAGCAGGCCAAGGTCATGCCCTGA
- a CDS encoding YerC/YecD family TrpR-related protein, whose amino-acid sequence MKQRPSTQPDRDSDPSFKALSRALAQLSKPQEVAAFLQDLCTPAELEAMSDRWRVVPLLLKGVPYREIHELTQVSVTTIGRVARTLEYGAGGYATALRRQAARPSDSH is encoded by the coding sequence ATGAAACAACGACCTTCCACGCAACCCGATCGCGACAGCGACCCCTCGTTCAAGGCGCTGTCGCGCGCCCTGGCTCAGCTGAGCAAGCCGCAGGAGGTCGCCGCGTTCCTGCAGGACCTGTGCACGCCGGCCGAGCTGGAGGCGATGTCCGACCGCTGGCGGGTGGTGCCGCTGCTGCTCAAGGGTGTGCCGTACCGCGAAATCCACGAGCTGACCCAGGTCAGCGTGACCACCATCGGCCGCGTCGCGCGGACCCTGGAATACGGCGCCGGCGGCTATGCCACGGCGCTGCGCCGGCAAGCGGCGCGCCCCTCCGATTCCCATTGA
- the hisG gene encoding ATP phosphoribosyltransferase: MSASLAAPARDRLRIAIQKSGRLAEPARAVLAACGLSWRESRDKLFCYGESLPVDLLLVRDDDIPGLIADGVCDFGIVGRNELEEQAGERRRNGLPEAYRALRGLNFGQCRLMLAVPETWEWTGAEQLQGKRIATSYPAVLADWLQARGLDAQVVELSGSVEIAPRLGTADLICDLVSSGATLAANQLKPVETLLESEAVLAGPVREPGDARAGLAAMLLRRLDGVLKLRDSKLLMFRAARDHVAELTRLLPDADPLVQLPGDGDGPLQLQTMCHGAITWQRMEELERAGAQGLMVLTVERSLA, from the coding sequence ATGAGTGCTTCCCTGGCAGCGCCGGCGCGTGACCGGCTGCGTATCGCGATTCAGAAGAGCGGCCGCCTGGCCGAGCCGGCGCGGGCGGTGCTGGCCGCCTGCGGGCTGAGCTGGCGCGAGAGCCGCGACAAGTTGTTCTGCTACGGCGAGTCGCTGCCGGTGGACCTGTTGCTGGTGCGCGACGACGACATCCCCGGGCTGATCGCCGACGGCGTCTGCGATTTCGGCATCGTCGGCCGCAACGAGCTGGAAGAGCAGGCCGGCGAGCGCCGCCGCAACGGCTTGCCCGAAGCCTACCGCGCGTTGCGCGGGCTGAACTTCGGCCAGTGCCGGCTGATGCTGGCGGTGCCCGAGACCTGGGAATGGACCGGCGCGGAACAATTGCAGGGCAAACGCATCGCCACCAGTTACCCGGCGGTGTTGGCGGACTGGCTGCAGGCGCGCGGCCTCGACGCACAGGTGGTGGAGCTGTCCGGCTCGGTGGAGATCGCGCCGCGCCTGGGCACCGCCGACCTGATCTGCGACCTGGTGTCCAGCGGCGCGACCCTGGCCGCCAACCAGCTCAAGCCGGTGGAAACGCTGCTGGAAAGCGAAGCGGTGCTGGCCGGGCCGGTGCGCGAGCCGGGCGACGCCCGCGCCGGGCTGGCGGCGATGCTGCTGCGCCGGCTCGACGGCGTGCTCAAGCTGCGCGACAGCAAGCTGCTGATGTTCCGCGCCGCGCGCGACCACGTCGCCGAACTGACCCGGCTGCTGCCCGATGCCGATCCGCTGGTGCAACTGCCCGGCGACGGCGACGGCCCGTTGCAATTGCAGACCATGTGCCATGGCGCGATTACCTGGCAGCGCATGGAGGAACTGGAGCGCGCAGGCGCGCAGGGGCTGATGGTGTTGACCGTGGAGCGCTCGCTGGCATGA
- the hisD gene encoding histidinol dehydrogenase — MNRLEWNSLDAQARTQALTRPAQTVAAQTRAAVAQLLDEVRGRGDAALREITARFDGVVLQRFEVGADEFAAAEAAVPAVLREAMAQAAARIETFHRAGMAQPYAVETAPGVVCERVVRPIGRVGLYVPAGSAPLPSTALMLCVPAALAGCREVVLCTPPRADGSADPAVLVAAKLTGVDRVFKLGGAQAIAAMGFGTASVPSCDKLFGPGNGYVTEAKQQLAQAGAAAIDMPAGPSEVLVIADVGADAAFVAADLLSQAEHGPDSQVLLLSDSAELIEAVEDEIERQLATLPRAAIARQALAASRLIQVGALEDAFAISNRYAPEHLILALREPRAWLERVEAAGSVFLGDFTPEALGDYCSGTNHVLPTNGAARAYSGVSVASFQTFVSVQSASRVGIAAIGACAVTMARAEGLDAHANAVALRMEKVA; from the coding sequence ATGAACCGACTGGAGTGGAATTCGCTCGACGCGCAGGCACGCACGCAGGCCCTGACCCGGCCGGCGCAGACCGTGGCCGCGCAGACCCGCGCTGCGGTGGCGCAGTTGCTGGACGAGGTGCGCGGTCGCGGCGATGCGGCCTTGCGCGAGATCACCGCGCGTTTCGACGGCGTGGTGCTGCAGCGCTTCGAAGTCGGCGCCGACGAGTTCGCCGCGGCAGAAGCGGCGGTGCCGGCGGTGCTGCGCGAGGCGATGGCGCAGGCCGCGGCGCGGATCGAGACCTTCCACCGCGCCGGCATGGCGCAACCGTATGCGGTGGAAACCGCGCCGGGCGTGGTCTGCGAGCGGGTGGTGCGGCCGATCGGCCGGGTCGGCCTGTACGTGCCGGCCGGCAGCGCGCCGCTGCCGTCCACCGCGCTGATGCTGTGCGTGCCGGCGGCGCTGGCCGGCTGCCGCGAGGTGGTGCTGTGCACGCCGCCGCGCGCCGATGGCTCGGCCGATCCGGCGGTGCTGGTCGCCGCGAAACTGACCGGCGTGGACCGCGTGTTCAAGCTCGGCGGTGCGCAGGCGATTGCGGCGATGGGCTTCGGCACCGCCTCGGTGCCGTCCTGCGACAAGCTGTTCGGGCCGGGCAACGGCTACGTCACCGAGGCCAAGCAGCAGCTGGCGCAGGCCGGCGCGGCGGCGATCGACATGCCGGCCGGGCCGTCCGAGGTGCTGGTGATCGCCGACGTCGGCGCCGATGCCGCCTTCGTCGCCGCCGACCTGCTGTCGCAGGCCGAGCATGGCCCGGATTCGCAGGTGCTGCTGCTGTCCGACAGCGCCGAGCTGATCGAGGCGGTCGAGGACGAGATCGAGCGCCAGCTGGCGACGCTGCCGCGTGCGGCGATCGCGCGCCAGGCGCTGGCCGCGTCGCGGCTGATCCAGGTCGGCGCGCTCGAGGATGCGTTCGCGATCAGCAACCGTTACGCGCCCGAGCACCTGATCCTGGCGCTGCGCGAGCCGCGGGCCTGGCTGGAGCGGGTCGAGGCCGCGGGTTCGGTGTTCCTCGGCGATTTCACCCCGGAAGCGCTGGGCGACTATTGCAGCGGCACCAACCACGTGCTGCCGACCAACGGCGCGGCGCGCGCCTACAGCGGGGTCAGCGTCGCCAGTTTCCAGACCTTCGTCAGCGTGCAGAGCGCCAGCCGCGTCGGCATCGCCGCGATCGGCGCCTGCGCGGTGACCATGGCCCGTGCCGAGGGCCTGGACGCGCATGCCAATGCGGTGGCGCTGCGCATGGAGAAGGTGGCATGA